The window TGAGGGTGGCCCGGTGATCCGTCGGCGCCTCGGTGAACCGCACTTCTTCATGCTTGAAATTACGTTGTGATAGAGAGATTCAACATTCGCACTTGTCCAGGCAACGAGCATTTGAGCGAGTGCTCGTCCTTTTCGGAAGTCAGGTAAGCAGTATTGCGCGACCCCTCGCGATGCGCCGGAGGAGATCGGCGCTCATCCAGTGTTCCCGTGTGATGTCGCGGGAGCAGTCGTTGCTGCTTCGGGCGTAGCACTGCGGATTGGCGTAGCCGGTGCGGGGACCGACGAGTAACGCGGCAGGTGCCGCTGCAATCCACGAGTCGTCCTTGGCTCGGTGGCAATTCTTCGCCTGCCGCAGAGACCCGCATGGGCAATGATCCTCTGGCGCAGGACCGAAGTATCGGCCGTTATCACGCAGTCCCGACACGCGGACGACGGAATCGAGTGACCTCACGGCGTAAGGTCTCGAGCGGAGCTTCGGCGGAAGGTCCGGTCGGCGCGGTAGGTGTTCCGCGATTCACGTCTGTCATGTTGGCGATCGGTTCATCGCGGACGATCTGGTTGCGGCGGGTGTTCCTGTCGGGGAGGTGCCGACGGCGGCTCGGGTGATCCTGGACACCGAGGCGGAGGCGGTGAACGCCCTTCTGACGCCGTGGGCCCGAATCGGGACTGGGTCCGATGAACCGGAACCCGCTGGGTCCGGTGTGGCCAGGCTGGAACCTGGTAACCGCCCTCTGGGCGTTGTCGGGGTCGGCCGGGATGAAGGCGACGAAGTTGAACGATCGTAAACGTCTGCGGCTGTATCCGATTTCTGGAGTCGGTGGTTGGTCAGGTGCTGGGTACCGTCGTCTCACCTGCGGTGAGCGGCCTTTCCGGTCACGTTGCGGCGTTGGTTGCAGCGGCCGTCCAGTGTGGGCATCGTGATCGGCAGTTTCGGGCCGTGGGCGAGCTTCCTCGGTTTCGGTACCAGCTGGATCGATGGTGACAGCATCTTGACGCTGATCCTGGGGCTCGTTGGGGCCACGGCGATCTTCACGTTGTGGGGATGGGGCCGGTCTCGGTACGGACTCCGGTGGGTCGGCCCAGTCGTCGGTGCGCTCTGCCTTGTGGTGGCGATCGTGGACGTCTTTGCCGTGACCTCGATGCGCGGCGAGTTGTTCGGTGAGCCGATCGGCGCTCGGGTCGGGTGGGGTTTGTGGAATGGTTGTCCTCGGGTCGTTGACGTTGTGCGTCACCGCGTCGATCGCGGCGGTCCAGATCGGGCAGCGCACGGATCCGGGTCGACAGCCGCGCCCGCAACCGGCATCCCCGAGCGGTGGTGGTCCTCCGGGATGGATGTGGGTACTGCTTGGCGTCTTGACGGTCGCGGTGCTGGGGTTGGTTGGGTACATCACGATCGGACCTCGACTCGCGGAAGAGGCCAGAGACGCTGACCGTCCGGCCAACCCGACAGAGTCCTCGATACTGGCGCCACCGGCCACGCTGAACCCAGCGTTGCCGGTACGGGAACCGGTCGAGGCGTTGCCCTCGACTGCCCGGCCGTGCCCACCGGTGTTCAACAACCCCGAGTTCACGTCCTCGGCTGTCGGTACCGCCGTCACCTCGCGCGGATTCGCTGAAGAGGTCCGCCGCCAGTACTTGAGTCAATTGCAGCGTGGAAGGCCCGTGACGATCGTTGCGGATAGCCCGGTCACCGGACAGCGGTATTCGATGTTCTGCGGCGGAATGCGGGTGGTGACCTGCACCGGGGGCAACAACGCGGTGGTCTATGTGTATTGACCCGGGCCGGTGACGTGTGGTCGCGGCGTGTGCCGCGCAGAGGTCATAGGAACGGGTACAGCGCGTTCGGGCAGACCGTCTGGTCGTTTGTGGGGCCGGTGACGATTCGGAGGAGATGTGGTGTCAGGAAGGATGGGCCCGGACGAGTAGGGCCGGTTTCAGGTGAGCGTATTCGGCCATCGGCATCAGCGCCGGTCAGTATGCCCCCTTGCTGGTGACGACGCACCCGCATCCGGACCCTTCGCTGAGGCAACGCGATCCTCATTGGATTCGCCCTGTGGAGGGATGAGCAGGCTGAGTTTCCCGGGGTGGGGCGATTCACGCATGAGGTGAAACTCCCGACGCGAAAACGCGTCCGGGTGAAGTCCTGGACGCGGCGTAGTCACCAGTCCTAATCGAATATCGAGGTGAGATCCGGGCTATCTTCCATGACGCGGGTGACCGCGTACCTCGCCAACGCAGACAGCGATGACCTAGCGGTTCCTGCAGGCAGCGCGGTGAGGGCCTCTGTCGCGCGGCCGGCGTAGTGCTGCGCGAGCGTCCGAGATGTCTCGAGTGCGCCGGTCGCGCGCACGATCGCACATATCGCCGGACGATCCGTTCCGTGGTCTCCCCGGTCGAGCAGTTCGGTGAGTTGCCCGGAGCGATCGCGGCGCACTGCGAGGAGCATCGGGTACGTCAATGCGTCGAAGGTCTGGGTACGTGGCGTTGGTACGTCGTCGAGGTCGAGCACCTCATCCATTAACCTGTAGGCGAGCGCGAGGTCCCGACCGTACGCCTCGACGTCCTGCGCGACAGCATATCCCGCTCCGGCCACCAGCGCACCGAGCCGGCATGGCAACTCGAACGGGAGTGTCGATTTGAGTCGGATGATCCGGAGTCGTTCGGCGAGATCGAGGTGCGCATTTTTCGCATTCGCGGTTTCGAGGAGCTGCCCGGTGCAGACGTTGGTGATCGCCGTGGACATCGCCGTGAGTACGTCCGGGCCGGCGCGCGCCGAGAGCTGTGTTGCCTTCGCGAGGAGGAGATCGGCGACGAGGATCGCGAACTTGTTGCCCCAGTTCGATTGCGTTGGTGCGTTGTCAACCCCCAATTGACCGAGCGCGGCAAAGCAGCCTAGCTCGACCGCGGCTGCCGTGTCGATCAGCTGCCGCCGCTTGGAGTCACCGAAGTAGGAGCACAGCAGCAGGAGCAACGCCGGCCGGAATGGCACGCCGGGGTCGCCCGATTGTGTCATCACCAGGCGGGCGAGGAACGGCCACTCGCCGCGTACCGCCGCGGTCATCGTTTCGCCGACGCCGAGCAGGTCGGCGGGGATGTTCGAACCCGGTGCGATGAGTGCGCTGACGTCGTCGGTGAGTCGGGACGCCTGAAACTCCCCGGAACCCTCCGAGAGCAGGACCGCCCGTCGACACAGAGCGAAGGGAGGTCGCTCGCTGTCGAACGTGCTCTCGAGGACATGCCACATCAGCTTGTACCGATGCATCGATGCTCGGCCGGTGCCGAAGTAGCCCGAGTACGCATGCTCGAGCAGTATCGGGTAGTCCAGTAGATCCGGGGGTGTGCACCCCTGCCGCAGGCTTCGATCGACGACATCTGCTGCGGTCATACCCGACTCGAGCGCGTAGCTGATGCCTTCGCCGGTAAAGGGGCTGGTGAGCCCGGCCGCGGCACCGACCAGAAGAATGCCAGGGCCGACGCAGCGTTTCGGTGCAAAGTCGAAACACAGTGGTGCGCTCTGCAAGCGCCCATGCCGGATGAACCCCCCGCGCTCACGACGGAGCCGTGCGACGAACTCGTCGAGTAGCATGTCGATCTCACCGGCTAACGACGGTTCATATAGTCCAATACCAACATTCGCCTCGGTGCCGCCCAGGTAGTGGATCCATCCGAATGACCGCATCACATGCCGTTCGCTGACATCGGTGAGCGGGAGGAAGATCTCCTGCAAATCCGACTCGCATTGCACGTTGGCGAACCGACCCTGGACCGCGAGTCCGAGTCGACCCTGGGTCGGCATCGCGAGCCCAGCGGCTCGCGCGAGCAACGACCGTGGACCGTCGGCAGCGATGACGACATGCGCCCGCACATCGACCAGCGCGTCGGCCAGACGTACCTGGACGCCGACCACTTGCCTATCGTCGAGCACGGGGCCTGTGACGTCGGCGCCGGTCCAGAGGTCGGCACCGGCGTCGACGGCTCGTCGACTCAGAGCATCGTCGAGCAGGCGACGCGGAACTACGAGCCCTTCGGCGTCTTCGGTGTAGTGGAGATCGCGGAACTGGTGTCCCCGCATATGGACTCGGGATCCTCGGATGCGGTGGTGTTGCGGTAGCGAGTCGAGCACACCGATTTCGGCCAGCAACCGCACCGACCGCGCTGTAAGCAGATCGCCGCACGCCTTGTCGCGCGGGAACTGGTGGCGCTCGAGGATTAGCACGCGCCTCCCCTTGGCTGCAAGACGGTACGCCGCCGCCGAGCCGGCGGGACCCGCGCCCACGACGATCGCCTCGTACCGAATTGTGCTCATCGGTCGCGAGCGATGACAAGGTCGGTCAGCGCTCGGAGCGCGCTGCGTGCTGCTGTGTCGGGGAACAAATCCAATTTGCGGTCCGCCCGGTCCGAGTACTCCCGAGCGAGTTCTCCGGTGGCAGTCGGCGCACCGCTTGCGCGGACCAGTTCGGCGGCGGCGCCGACTGTTTCCGAGGCGCCGAGCCGTTCACGGAGTGTGGCACCAGTCGGTTCCCGCAGCGCGAACAGCACAGGGTAAGAGTAGATTCCCCGGTCTAGGTCCGTCCCTGTCGGTTTCCCCAACGCTGTTGTTTCTCCTTCGAAGTCAAGTAGATCGTCGATCAGTTGAAAGGCGATCCCGAGGTTGCTTCCGTAGCGTGCGACCGCGTCGACCTGGCTGGGCTCGAGTCCCGCTAACATCGCCCCGATCCGGCAGGGTAACTCGAACAGGGACGCCGTCTTCATCCTCAGAATGTCGATATACGTGTCGAGGTCAAGGTCGAGGTCGTACGCGTGTTCGGTTTCCCGGAGTTGCCCAGTGCAGACGACGAATGTCGTGTCCGCGACCGACGCGACTACATCAGGCGGCAGGCCTGCGAGCAACGCCGTTGCTCGCGCCATGATGTGGGTCCCCACGAGGGCCGCCGTTTCGTCGCCCCACAACGCGTTCGCGCTCGAACCGCCGCGCCGGATCGACGCCTCGTCCATGACGTCGTCGTGGTGCAACGATGCCACGTGCAGTAACTCGACGACGGCCGCCGCCCGAAGGGCGATGTCATCGTCCGCGTCTCCGAGTTCGGCGCACCGCCGAAGCAACGTCGGGCGTAGGCGTTTGCCACCACGACGAAGCAAGACGGCAGCCATTGTGCTCATCGCCGGATCGGCAGTACGCACGGCGCCGAGCAGCACGCCCTCGAGTCGGGCGTTCACCCCGTCAGGTGAAGTCGGCACGGAAGTTGTCGAAGTGCTCGCGCATCGCACCGGAGGTGAGTGCGAGCTCGGCAAACTTCACGAAGAATCCGTAGGCCCGGTGGAGGTCCTCCGACGGTGCGCGCACGATGATGTCCCCTCTGAAGTACGCCTGCAGCGGCGTGATCTGGCCTTGCATGATCGCTTGCGCCGTCTCCATGTAGATGGCGCCACTCGCGTTTTCGCCGTCGCCGAGACCGGGATCGATGGTTACGTCGTCGTGCGTGACCCGTACGTTCATCCGGCCGGTGCCGAAGACGGCGATGTTGGCCGCGCGACCGTCGAACTCGCGGACGAGCTCGAGGAACTCGGCGGGATTGTCTGCCTTGAACGTCGCAATCGCGTGACGAGCTCGATTCGCGACCAGCTGATCACCTGGAGTTACGCTCGCCTCTCGCGGGGCGAAATCATCGGTCATCGAGGACCATCCTCTCGTTACGGGGGCGGTGTCGCGTTGACAGCGGCGAGCGCGTCGATGCGCCCACACCACAGCAGCGGCAGGCTCGGAAGGCGCAGGGTATTGACGATGATCAGCCGCGCGACCTGCCGCGGGATCAGGTTTGGATTCTTGGCGAGGATCAGCGCCGCAACTCCAGCGATGTGGGGAGCCGCCGCACTGGTGCCGCCTGCCCTGATGATGCCCGGTTCGACAGTCATCGCGCCGGGCAACGTCGGGATGCCTGTCGCTTTCAGCGACCCGATGTCGCCGCCGGGGGCAAGCACCTCGGGCTTGAGCCGACCGTCAGGCGTCTCGCCAGTACTTGAAAACGACGACAGCGTGTCATCGTCCTCTGTCGATCCCACGGTGAGGACGTTGTTCGCCATCCCCGGACAACAGATCATGGTGTCGTAACTGCCGCAGATATCCTCACCGGAGTTGCCGGCAGCGACGACATTCAGAACGCCAAGCGCAGTGGACTGATCCGCGGCGACGCACAAGACACAGGATCCGTCGGGATCCTCCCACTCGCCGTCCTTGTGCGAAAAACCCCAGCTACTGTTCGCGACGTCGGCGCCGGCGGTCACCGCTGCGGCCAACCCAGCAACACCCCAAGATGGTTGCGCGGTGCCGGTACCATCCATGACCCGGATGTCGACGACCGTGGCGCCGGGAGCGATTCCGCGGTACTTCGTGTGACTGCTCGCGACGATTCCCGCGCAGTACGTACCATGCCCACGATCATCGCGTCGTACGGCGGTGCCGGTCATGTCCTGCTGAGCCCCGATACCGAGACCGGCCAGAGATGGATGGCTGACATCCACACCCGTGTCGAGGATCGCGACCGTGACCCCCGCACCAGTTATCCCCACGGGCATGACGTCGGCCTTGATGATGTGCCTACTGACATCGAGTAGTTGCGCGAAGTGCAGCTGATTGCTGACGATCGAGCTGACGTCCAGTCGTCGTGCGATCGCGACGACCTCCGATGTCGTAAGCGTCGCCTGCACGCTGTGTGTCAGCCAGAACTCCTGTTCCACCTCGATTCCGCGGCGTGCGAGATCATCACGGATCTCCCGCAGCGAGAAGTTGGCTTCGTCTCGGCGCGCTCGGACGGCATCGTCCCGACGTTCCTTCGGCACCTGCTCACGGCGACGCACCTTGCCGGACGCGAGATTGATCAGCACCCGGTGTGCCGGGAGTTCATCGGGTACGGGCGTGCCTGTCCACTGCGCGAACTTCGACTCTTCACGCTCGTCGAGGATCCTATGCACAATCCACGGATCGAGCTTGGCAACGACATCCGCGCCGACCGCGGCTTCGAGCTCCGCCCGCTGCTTCGGTCGACGTTTCTGCAGGAACCAGTCGACCGATTCTCGGCTGCTGTCGGCTGTCGGCCTGATCATCCGGAGTCCTTTCGCGCGTTTTTACAGCTCACTCGACCGAGGCGAGTCGAGCACCACGTGCCGCACTTCAGGAAGGGCCGCAACTGAAATCAACAACGCCACTGGCAACCCAACTGCGACAGCATTGCTGATCCAGAGTTCGCGCACGTCATGTATCCCTGCCGCAGCAAGTTTATCGAGAACGCCAGCCGCGATGACGCGAAATGACGTACACAAATCGGCCGTATCGCCCGACACGGGTTCGAGGATCAGTAGCACAGGCAGTTCGGCGGTCGCAGAGGACCGATCGATCACCTGCAGAAGCGCTCGATCGAACTTCGCTCGGACCGACTCAGGCAATTCGCGCATGCGGCCCTATCTATGCAAGTCTGCCCCATCAATACATTGGCTAGTCCGGGATCCTGCCAGAGGACGAGGTCATCGCTGAAGCACTAAATGATCCACCCAACTGGTTGAACGCGTTCGCCGACTAAAAGGTCACCGTCATCCTCCCGATCTGTCAATTGTAGGACCAGAAGTCGAGCTCCCGGTTCCGCGCGATCGCCCGCATGCCTTCCCCGGGGATGTCGCGTTCTCACAACCTCGCCTGGAGCCGGGGCGGGATCGCATTGTGGCCGCCCTCGACCACCTGATCGAGAAAGTACGGCTGTGGTCGGGCCGTGTCGAGTCGGCGGGCCAGGGTCGTCGCGATGCCCACGGCCAAAGCCCGGTGGGTGGTCATCCGCGGTGATACCAGTATGTATAAGTGCAGTTGGAGGCGGTTTGTGTGGCGTTGACCGGTGATGTCGAGCGTGATCTCCGGGCGATCCCGGCGGAGACGGAACTACTGCAGATCAAGTTGCTGCGTGCGGTGGCGCACGCGACGGACAATCAGGTGCCGCAACGGGTGATCGCGAAGAATCTGGCGGTCACGCAACCGGAGGTCAGCCGGACCGCGAAGAAGCTGCGGTTGAACCCGTCTGCCCTCGACCGCTCCCCGCGGGAGGTGCTGCTCGAGCATGCCGCGAAGCGGATCGATCACGATCGGATGATGGCCGAACTGATCGCCTGGGACTACACCTTCGGCCATGTCCCGGCTGACGACCCGCTCGGGGAGAGCTATGTGCGGGGCACATGGGATCAGATCGAACGCTCCCGCGACCTGCTCAGTGATGATGACTATCGGGTGCTGCTCGCGGCCACCGCGGATCGGCGTGCGCAGGCGAATGCACTCTGACCCCGCTGCCGTCGCTGCCGACCTCGAAGCCTGGTGCCGGCCCGGCGGGATCCTCGACAAGAACGGTCCTGCCGCCTCGATCCACCTGTTCGACCCGGTCGCTCGACGCCGCACCCGGGATGCGATCGTCGACGCCTACCTCGCGGAACAAACCGACGTCGGGGTCGGCCGTCAGTTCCTGGCGCCCACGACCGCCGGGCCCACCGGGGGGTGGGAAGTCGTCGAGTATCGACCGCCGGCACCTCGCCGGGCAAGGATGGCGGGTACTCGATGCGGACACGATCAAGGACTACCCGCTCCGCGACGCCATCGAGCGGGGCGTCTACACCGACCTGCTGAGCATCGACCTTTCGGACGGGCACCGGCTGATGCCTCGTGAACTCGCCACCCTGGTGCACACCGAGTCGACGAAACTCCTCGACACCATCACGGAGATCTGTCTGTCCCGCGGGGAGAACCTGGTCCTCGAGGGCACGTTCAGCTGGCCCGGCCTCGGCCCGCGGCTCATGCGCGATCTTGCGTACGCGGACTATGAGAAGTTCACGATCCTCGATGTCGAAGCACCCCAACACATCACCCGCGCCCGGGCGTTGACCCGGTGGTGGCGGGGCCGGCAGGAAGCGTTGCGCGGTGGTGGCGGTCTTGGTGGCCGGTTCACCCCGGGGTTCGTCATCGACGCCCTCGACACCGGTGACTCCGAGGAGACGGTGTGCGCCTGCAACGCGAGGGCTGCGTTCGATCACCCACTGTCCGCGGAGATCCCGACCGTCGAGTTGCTCGTCGAGCATGCCGACGGCGGTGACGTGACGTGGGTGAAGGAGAACGGTGTGGTGGTCTATCCGCAGGTTCCGGCCGATCGACCCGAGCCGTGACCGTCCGGGTCTGCGGCGCAGTCGCGGCCGATCAGCTGCTGCTTGTTGACGAGTCGCCTTGGTGATGGACCAGGAGGCAACTGGTGCAGGTGGATTCGTCGGATTGTCTGCCGATGAGGCGGGCGGCGAGTTCTTCGCCGGGCAGGTCGGCGCCGGGGTAGTTCGACGGTTCTGCGGTGTCGTTGTCTTCGCCGTCCACGGCGGGGCCGGGTTGGTAGTCGGTGCGGTGCCACAGGCGCATTCGGGTGACCGGGGTGGGGAGGAATTCGGGTTCAGCGCGTACCGGGCCGCGGATCCCGGGCAGGGACACGATCCGGCCGATCCGCCAGATCGCGGTGGCGTGGGAATGCTGGGTCGACTTCGTGATCTCGTCGAGGGTGTCGATGTACCTGCGGGCGGCCGTGCCGGGGTTGTCGGTGATCATGACGGCCTCATCGGTGATGGTCGAGCCGCGGGAAGCGCCGGTGGATCCGGCGACCGCCCGCCGGCTGGTGACGAGAACGCCTGCGTGCAGATTCGCCGGTGGACAGCACCCGCACCCCGGCCTGAAAGGTAGTGGGTGAGGGCGGTGGGGGAGGTGGTGTGCGCGCGGAAGGCTGGCGCGGGCGGTGTTGACGACCAGGACATCCCCGGCACGCAGCGGCAGCGGATCGGGGGTGTTGGCGTCGAGGTAGGCGATCGCCGCGTACCGCGGCCCTGTGGGGACGACGATGACGCCGACTGCGAGTGACCACACTCCACATGCGGTGCCGCGGTCATGACAGTGTTCTCCCGGCTGCTGGGGAGGTGGCCGGC of the Rhodococcus oxybenzonivorans genome contains:
- a CDS encoding geranylgeranyl reductase family protein, encoding MSTIRYEAIVVGAGPAGSAAAYRLAAKGRRVLILERHQFPRDKACGDLLTARSVRLLAEIGVLDSLPQHHRIRGSRVHMRGHQFRDLHYTEDAEGLVVPRRLLDDALSRRAVDAGADLWTGADVTGPVLDDRQVVGVQVRLADALVDVRAHVVIAADGPRSLLARAAGLAMPTQGRLGLAVQGRFANVQCESDLQEIFLPLTDVSERHVMRSFGWIHYLGGTEANVGIGLYEPSLAGEIDMLLDEFVARLRRERGGFIRHGRLQSAPLCFDFAPKRCVGPGILLVGAAAGLTSPFTGEGISYALESGMTAADVVDRSLRQGCTPPDLLDYPILLEHAYSGYFGTGRASMHRYKLMWHVLESTFDSERPPFALCRRAVLLSEGSGEFQASRLTDDVSALIAPGSNIPADLLGVGETMTAAVRGEWPFLARLVMTQSGDPGVPFRPALLLLLCSYFGDSKRRQLIDTAAAVELGCFAALGQLGVDNAPTQSNWGNKFAILVADLLLAKATQLSARAGPDVLTAMSTAITNVCTGQLLETANAKNAHLDLAERLRIIRLKSTLPFELPCRLGALVAGAGYAVAQDVEAYGRDLALAYRLMDEVLDLDDVPTPRTQTFDALTYPMLLAVRRDRSGQLTELLDRGDHGTDRPAICAIVRATGALETSRTLAQHYAGRATEALTALPAGTARSSLSALARYAVTRVMEDSPDLTSIFD
- a CDS encoding zeta toxin family protein, with protein sequence MRSSTPTSRNKPTSGSAVSSWRPRPPGPPGGGKSSSIDRRHLAGQGWRVLDADTIKDYPLRDAIERGVYTDLLSIDLSDGHRLMPRELATLVHTESTKLLDTITEICLSRGENLVLEGTFSWPGLGPRLMRDLAYADYEKFTILDVEAPQHITRARALTRWWRGRQEALRGGGGLGGRFTPGFVIDALDTGDSEETVCACNARAAFDHPLSAEIPTVELLVEHADGGDVTWVKENGVVVYPQVPADRPEP
- a CDS encoding S8 family serine peptidase, giving the protein MIRPTADSSRESVDWFLQKRRPKQRAELEAAVGADVVAKLDPWIVHRILDEREESKFAQWTGTPVPDELPAHRVLINLASGKVRRREQVPKERRDDAVRARRDEANFSLREIRDDLARRGIEVEQEFWLTHSVQATLTTSEVVAIARRLDVSSIVSNQLHFAQLLDVSRHIIKADVMPVGITGAGVTVAILDTGVDVSHPSLAGLGIGAQQDMTGTAVRRDDRGHGTYCAGIVASSHTKYRGIAPGATVVDIRVMDGTGTAQPSWGVAGLAAAVTAGADVANSSWGFSHKDGEWEDPDGSCVLCVAADQSTALGVLNVVAAGNSGEDICGSYDTMICCPGMANNVLTVGSTEDDDTLSSFSSTGETPDGRLKPEVLAPGGDIGSLKATGIPTLPGAMTVEPGIIRAGGTSAAAPHIAGVAALILAKNPNLIPRQVARLIIVNTLRLPSLPLLWCGRIDALAAVNATPPP
- a CDS encoding DUF4193 family protein, coding for MWSLAVGVIVVPTGPRYAAIAYLDANTPDPLPLRAGDVLVVNTARASLPRAHHLPHRPHPLPFRPGCGCCPPANLHAGVLVTSRRAVAGSTGASRGSTITDEAVMITDNPGTAARRYIDTLDEITKSTQHSHATAIWRIGRIVSLPGIRGPVRAEPEFLPTPVTRMRLWHRTDYQPGPAVDGEDNDTAEPSNYPGADLPGEELAARLIGRQSDESTCTSCLLVHHQGDSSTSSS
- a CDS encoding polyprenyl synthetase family protein, translating into MPTSPDGVNARLEGVLLGAVRTADPAMSTMAAVLLRRGGKRLRPTLLRRCAELGDADDDIALRAAAVVELLHVASLHHDDVMDEASIRRGGSSANALWGDETAALVGTHIMARATALLAGLPPDVVASVADTTFVVCTGQLRETEHAYDLDLDLDTYIDILRMKTASLFELPCRIGAMLAGLEPSQVDAVARYGSNLGIAFQLIDDLLDFEGETTALGKPTGTDLDRGIYSYPVLFALREPTGATLRERLGASETVGAAAELVRASGAPTATGELAREYSDRADRKLDLFPDTAARSALRALTDLVIARDR
- a CDS encoding serine/threonine protein kinase; translation: MVVLGSLTLCVTASIAAVQIGQRTDPGRQPRPQPASPSGGGPPGWMWVLLGVLTVAVLGLVGYITIGPRLAEEARDADRPANPTESSILAPPATLNPALPVREPVEALPSTARPCPPVFNNPEFTSSAVGTAVTSRGFAEEVRRQYLSQLQRGRPVTIVADSPVTGQRYSMFCGGMRVVTCTGGNNAVVYVY